A single window of Selenomonas sputigena DNA harbors:
- a CDS encoding methionine ABC transporter ATP-binding protein — MIRLAAIKKSYESAAGEVTALKGVDLEIERGEIYGIIGLSGAGKSTLIRCINMLERPTEGKVIVDGKDLTALSEAELREERKGIGMIFQHFNLLSSATVYDNVAFPLRLSGTDEAQIRTKVEPLLSLVGLADKAQQYPAQLSGGQKQRVGIARALASDPKVLLSDEATSALDPQTTKSILHLIADINKKLGLTVVIITHEMQVIKDICDKVAVIEGGVIAEKGSVLDIFTKPKERITREFVSTLLSNDLPINYRKKELLPEPVEGGELLLRLTFLGERADDPVIADVIRRFSIEVSILYGTLDQIKSVPYGRMIVGIKGEQAEIDRALAYLDTRDLTKEVIGYVR, encoded by the coding sequence ATGATAAGGCTTGCTGCCATCAAGAAAAGCTATGAGAGCGCGGCGGGCGAAGTCACGGCGCTAAAGGGCGTCGACCTCGAAATCGAGCGCGGCGAGATCTATGGCATCATCGGCCTTTCGGGCGCGGGCAAGTCGACCTTGATCCGCTGCATCAACATGCTGGAGCGGCCGACCGAGGGCAAGGTCATCGTCGACGGCAAGGATCTGACCGCGCTCAGTGAGGCCGAGCTTCGCGAGGAGCGCAAGGGCATCGGCATGATCTTCCAGCACTTCAACCTGCTGTCTTCGGCGACCGTCTACGACAACGTCGCCTTCCCCCTGCGCCTTTCCGGCACGGACGAGGCGCAGATCCGCACGAAGGTCGAGCCGCTCCTCTCACTCGTCGGACTCGCCGACAAGGCGCAGCAGTACCCGGCGCAGCTCTCGGGCGGGCAGAAGCAGCGCGTCGGCATCGCGCGGGCGCTCGCGTCCGATCCGAAGGTGCTCTTGTCGGACGAGGCGACGAGTGCGCTCGACCCGCAGACGACGAAGTCGATCCTGCATCTCATCGCAGATATCAACAAGAAGCTCGGTCTGACCGTCGTCATCATCACGCATGAAATGCAGGTCATCAAGGATATATGCGACAAGGTTGCCGTCATCGAGGGCGGCGTCATCGCCGAAAAAGGCTCCGTGCTCGACATCTTCACGAAGCCGAAAGAAAGAATCACGCGCGAGTTCGTCAGCACGCTCCTGTCGAACGATTTGCCGATCAACTACCGCAAGAAGGAGCTTTTGCCCGAGCCTGTCGAGGGCGGCGAGCTGCTCCTTCGCCTGACGTTCCTCGGCGAACGCGCTGACGATCCCGTCATCGCCGACGTCATCCGGCGCTTTTCCATCGAGGTGTCCATCCTCTATGGCACGCTCGATCAGATCAAGAGCGTGCCCTACGGACGCATGATCGTCGGCATCAAGGGCGAGCAGGCGGAGATTGACCGTGCGCTCGCTTACCTCGATACGCGCGATCTCACGAAGGAGGTGATCGGCTATGTCCGCTGA
- a CDS encoding ClC family H(+)/Cl(-) exchange transporter, with protein MSKNIERALLYVKQPELFRLRLFADGLLIGVLVGAVIALYHWLLESADHLRPVLYDFLRDASPLWTAGYFLALLALSVVVRYLMQLDSMVGGGGIPDLKGVLRGDSHLRWARVLFGKFASVVLGIGAGLSLGRGGPSVEIGACVGAGVSRAAGRSRAEERFLLTAGAGAGFAAIFNAPLASLVFSFEELAKNFSPQMLMGVLGSAIAAGFVTQEIFGVGPMFAVGSVPAVPLGGAYLLLFLLGVFSGALGRLFNRVLCLALDTWGRFVPSLGFRTAIPFLAAGVLGFLLPEILSGGNFLVNRMVQEPLVFGAILVIFLGKFLFTVFCYGSGVPGGIFLPVLVLGALSGALFSAAAVALGALPAALCPTFVVLGMAGFFAGSIKAPLTASLLIMEITGSFEHLLAVVCVAACAALVNDLTGGRPIYDELYERSHGQGARGSRRRVMAELCVAAGSAMEGRCVSAIDWGAHGHVMNVRRGTIELLPQGSLMLKAGDMIYVLTEEGELGALERAAGEASGGFSRD; from the coding sequence ATGTCGAAAAATATCGAGCGTGCGCTTCTCTATGTGAAACAGCCCGAGCTCTTTCGCCTGCGCCTCTTCGCCGACGGGCTTCTGATCGGCGTCCTCGTGGGCGCTGTCATCGCGCTCTATCACTGGCTCTTGGAAAGCGCCGATCATTTGCGTCCCGTGCTCTATGACTTCCTGCGCGATGCTTCGCCGCTCTGGACGGCGGGGTATTTTCTCGCGCTCCTTGCGCTTTCCGTCGTCGTCCGGTATCTCATGCAGCTCGATTCCATGGTCGGCGGCGGCGGCATCCCCGACCTCAAGGGCGTCCTGCGCGGCGACAGTCATCTGCGCTGGGCGCGCGTGCTCTTCGGCAAGTTCGCCAGCGTCGTGCTCGGCATCGGCGCGGGACTGTCGCTCGGGCGCGGCGGCCCGAGCGTGGAGATCGGCGCCTGCGTGGGCGCAGGCGTCAGCCGCGCGGCCGGGCGTTCGCGTGCCGAGGAGCGCTTCCTTTTGACGGCGGGTGCTGGCGCAGGCTTCGCCGCCATCTTCAACGCGCCTTTGGCGAGCCTCGTCTTTTCCTTCGAAGAGCTGGCGAAGAACTTCTCGCCGCAGATGCTCATGGGCGTCCTCGGCTCTGCCATCGCCGCAGGCTTCGTGACGCAGGAGATCTTCGGCGTCGGCCCGATGTTCGCCGTCGGCTCCGTGCCCGCCGTGCCGCTCGGCGGCGCGTACCTGCTGCTCTTCTTGCTCGGCGTATTCTCGGGTGCGCTCGGCAGGCTCTTCAACCGCGTGCTCTGCCTCGCGCTCGACACTTGGGGGCGCTTCGTGCCTTCTCTCGGCTTTCGCACGGCGATTCCGTTCCTCGCGGCGGGCGTTCTCGGCTTCTTGCTGCCTGAGATCCTTTCGGGCGGCAACTTTCTCGTCAACCGCATGGTGCAGGAGCCGCTCGTCTTCGGCGCGATCCTCGTCATCTTTCTCGGCAAGTTCCTCTTCACGGTCTTCTGCTACGGCTCGGGCGTGCCGGGCGGCATCTTTCTGCCCGTCCTCGTCCTCGGTGCGCTTTCGGGTGCGCTCTTCTCTGCGGCGGCAGTTGCGCTCGGCGCTCTGCCCGCGGCGCTCTGCCCGACCTTCGTCGTCCTCGGCATGGCAGGCTTCTTCGCGGGAAGCATCAAGGCGCCGCTGACGGCGAGCCTCCTCATCATGGAGATCACCGGCTCTTTCGAGCACCTGCTCGCTGTCGTCTGCGTCGCCGCCTGCGCCGCGCTCGTCAACGACCTCACGGGTGGCAGACCCATCTACGACGAGCTTTACGAGCGTTCGCACGGGCAGGGCGCGAGAGGCTCGCGCCGCCGCGTCATGGCGGAGCTTTGCGTCGCAGCGGGAAGCGCGATGGAGGGGCGATGCGTCTCGGCGATCGACTGGGGAGCGCACGGTCACGTCATGAATGTGCGGCGCGGCACGATCGAGCTTCTGCCGCAGGGCAGCCTCATGCTCAAGGCGGGCGACATGATCTATGTGCTGACCGAGGAAGGCGAGCTTGGAGCGCTGGAAAGAGCGGCAGGGGAGGCAAGCGGCGGCTTTTCGCGCGACTGA
- a CDS encoding aldose epimerase family protein, translating into MAKITKEAFGELKNGRLITLYTLENSGGMRIRIMDYGARVQSLIVPDREGKSIDVALGYDDLKSYEADDKYFGAIVGRSVGRIAFGDLPIDDERYVLECNEGRNHLHGGSLGGYDKKVWAAEEKDGALVLRYLSPAGEGGYPGDLKLAVTYALSEKNEFVISYEAEADGDTICNPSHHTYFNLEGFSSGSVLDHKIRIFAEKYTPTDNELIPDGRILLVEGTPLDFREMKEIGARIDAPFSQMRWAGGYDHNFVLDQTPAEEEARELGFGEDAACPIDYKTLHKLAHVYAEKTGIHMHAYTTQPGVQFYSGNHLDGVLAGKAGAAFAPRAGFTLEAQVFPDAVHHANFPQPILRSGKKWQARTVFAFGLA; encoded by the coding sequence ATGGCGAAGATCACGAAGGAAGCGTTCGGCGAGCTGAAGAATGGCAGGCTCATCACGCTTTATACGTTGGAGAACAGCGGCGGTATGAGGATTCGCATCATGGATTACGGCGCGCGCGTGCAGTCGCTCATCGTGCCCGACAGAGAGGGCAAGAGCATCGACGTGGCGCTCGGCTACGATGATCTCAAAAGCTACGAGGCGGACGACAAGTATTTCGGCGCGATCGTCGGGCGCTCCGTGGGGCGCATCGCTTTCGGCGATTTGCCGATCGACGACGAGAGGTACGTCCTGGAGTGCAACGAGGGCAGGAATCATCTGCACGGCGGCTCCTTGGGCGGCTACGACAAGAAGGTCTGGGCGGCGGAAGAAAAGGACGGGGCGCTTGTGCTTCGCTACCTGAGTCCTGCGGGCGAGGGCGGCTACCCGGGCGACTTGAAGCTCGCCGTGACGTATGCGCTCTCCGAGAAGAACGAGTTCGTTATTTCCTATGAAGCGGAGGCGGACGGCGACACGATCTGCAATCCGTCGCATCATACGTATTTCAATCTCGAAGGCTTCAGCTCCGGCTCGGTACTCGACCATAAGATCCGCATCTTCGCCGAGAAGTACACGCCGACGGACAACGAGCTGATTCCCGATGGGCGCATCCTGCTCGTCGAAGGGACGCCGCTCGACTTCCGCGAGATGAAGGAGATCGGCGCACGCATCGACGCGCCGTTCAGCCAGATGCGCTGGGCGGGCGGCTACGACCACAACTTCGTGCTCGATCAAACGCCCGCTGAAGAAGAGGCGAGGGAACTGGGGTTCGGCGAGGATGCCGCATGCCCCATCGACTACAAGACGCTCCATAAGCTCGCCCACGTTTATGCTGAAAAGACTGGCATCCACATGCACGCTTACACGACGCAGCCCGGCGTGCAGTTCTACTCGGGCAACCATCTCGATGGCGTGCTCGCGGGCAAGGCGGGCGCGGCATTCGCTCCGCGCGCAGGCTTCACGCTCGAAGCGCAGGTCTTCCCCGACGCCGTGCATCATGCAAACTTCCCGCAGCCGATTTTGCGCTCGGGCAAGAAGTGGCAGGCGCGGACGGTGTTCGCCTTTGGCTTGGCGTGA